Proteins from a single region of Candidatus Methanosuratincola sp.:
- a CDS encoding ribosome assembly factor SBDS — MPKEDKLVIARLVVRGEHFEVMVDPDLAWALKSGKEVDLKELLVSEIIYKDASKGLKASEESLKKNFGTGDPKAVATAIIKKGELQLTTEQRREMIENKRKQIVNFISRNCIDPKTGLPHPPQRIENAMENVRVGIDPFRPVEEQAQEIIKALRTELPLKISQVVAKIGIPSAHARRVYSAISKMGSVTRSEWLPDGSWKGEMVLPAGIQQSFVDRVNEMTRGNCEIDIKKL, encoded by the coding sequence ATGCCGAAAGAAGACAAGTTGGTAATTGCTAGGCTAGTCGTCCGAGGAGAGCACTTCGAAGTCATGGTGGATCCCGACCTCGCTTGGGCACTCAAAAGTGGCAAGGAAGTTGACCTCAAGGAGCTCCTCGTGAGTGAGATCATCTACAAGGACGCCAGCAAGGGCCTAAAGGCGTCAGAAGAGTCCCTCAAGAAGAACTTTGGCACAGGTGACCCGAAGGCTGTTGCCACCGCGATAATCAAGAAAGGCGAGCTCCAGTTGACCACTGAACAGCGCCGCGAAATGATCGAAAACAAGCGGAAGCAGATAGTAAACTTCATATCGCGGAATTGCATTGACCCAAAGACTGGTTTGCCTCACCCCCCTCAACGCATAGAGAACGCGATGGAGAACGTGAGGGTTGGCATAGACCCTTTCAGGCCGGTGGAGGAACAGGCGCAGGAAATCATTAAGGCTCTCAGGACCGAGCTCCCTCTGAAGATCTCACAGGTTGTAGCGAAGATAGGCATACCCTCGGCGCATGCGAGGCGCGTCTACAGCGCCATTTCAAAAATGGGCAGCGTGACGCGGTCGGAGTGGCTCCCTGACGGATCTTGGAAGGGTGAGATGGTTCTGCCTGCTGGCATACAGCAGAGCTTTGTGGACCGTGTAAACGAAATGACAAGGGGTAATTGTGAAATTGATATCAAAAAACTATGA
- a CDS encoding 50S ribosomal protein L37ae, with amino-acid sequence MTKTKSVKSAGRFGPRYGATLRKRLLAIERKSEKGLRCPKCRSLDKLVRVAAGIWYCRACGVRFAGGAFVPQTTLGKTLTPDELKLK; translated from the coding sequence ATGACAAAGACGAAGTCAGTCAAGTCTGCCGGAAGGTTCGGTCCGAGGTACGGGGCCACGCTGAGGAAAAGGCTGCTCGCCATCGAGCGAAAATCTGAGAAGGGATTGAGATGCCCAAAGTGCAGGTCCCTCGATAAGCTCGTCCGCGTGGCGGCTGGGATTTGGTACTGCAGGGCGTGCGGCGTGCGCTTCGCAGGCGGCGCGTTCGTGCCCCAGACTACGCTTGGCAAGACCCTGACACCTGATGAGCTCAAGCTGAAGTAA
- the rrp4 gene encoding exosome complex RNA-binding protein Rrp4 — protein sequence MTIFFEPRQLVSPGTLLAEGSYQSGFNVYRDDGKYYASMVGLADIRNNVISVIPLRGCYIPQPGDVVIGKVVECISTAWMLDIRSPYQGVLFASEFLSKPLNPLKEEARRYLDVGEMVIATVMAFDRTRNPSLTARDHGLGKIHRGTVIDVDFTRVPRIIGKKGSMITMLKKETGAQILVGQNGRVWISGKSRDEEAVIAEAIRKIEAEAHTTGLTDRVREFLVNKRR from the coding sequence ATGACAATCTTCTTTGAACCAAGACAGCTGGTTTCCCCTGGCACTCTTCTTGCCGAGGGGAGCTACCAGTCCGGATTTAATGTGTATCGTGATGACGGGAAATACTATGCCTCGATGGTCGGGCTTGCCGACATCAGGAACAACGTGATCTCGGTTATCCCGCTGAGAGGGTGCTATATCCCTCAGCCAGGTGATGTGGTGATCGGTAAGGTGGTCGAGTGCATATCGACTGCGTGGATGCTCGACATAAGATCACCATATCAGGGAGTCCTCTTCGCCTCCGAGTTCCTGTCCAAGCCGCTAAACCCCCTCAAGGAAGAGGCCCGGCGTTACTTGGACGTCGGGGAGATGGTGATCGCCACGGTCATGGCTTTTGACAGGACGAGGAACCCCTCCTTGACCGCGAGGGATCACGGCCTCGGCAAAATACATAGGGGCACAGTGATAGATGTGGACTTCACAAGGGTTCCCCGGATTATAGGGAAGAAAGGCTCAATGATAACGATGCTAAAGAAAGAGACCGGCGCACAGATCCTCGTGGGACAGAACGGCAGGGTGTGGATATCAGGAAAATCCCGCGACGAGGAAGCAGTAATCGCTGAGGCGATCCGGAAGATAGAGGCTGAAGCGCACACGACCGGTCTCACAGATAGGGTTAGGGAATTTTTGGTTAACAAGAGAAGGTGA
- the rrp42 gene encoding exosome complex protein Rrp42, producing the protein MSQRIVPTVKRKQIIELSESGKRMDGRTLTDYRDITIQTGLVDKAEGSALVSIGGTKVVAGIKFEVGDPFPDIPNEGVMQVGAEFVPFASPEFEPGKPDEVAVELARVVDRGLRESKVLDTTKLCLIPGKKVWIVHVDVYILDHCGNLIDTAALAALSAMLSASMPESCVEGDTVKLTGKRIPMPITDIPINVTLAKIGNKLFVDPSFEEEEVLDCRFSVAFKENGMLCSIQKGESGYITPEEVLRAVEIAKDKSQEIRKKVVESLKLKSDKVGES; encoded by the coding sequence ATGAGCCAGAGGATAGTTCCCACAGTAAAGCGAAAACAGATTATCGAGCTCTCTGAGAGCGGAAAGAGAATGGACGGCAGGACGCTGACCGACTACAGAGATATAACGATCCAGACAGGGCTGGTCGATAAGGCTGAAGGGTCGGCCCTGGTCTCCATAGGTGGCACTAAAGTGGTCGCAGGCATCAAGTTCGAGGTGGGCGACCCGTTCCCTGACATCCCGAACGAGGGCGTGATGCAGGTAGGGGCCGAGTTCGTTCCATTTGCCTCTCCTGAGTTCGAGCCGGGCAAGCCCGACGAGGTGGCTGTTGAGCTCGCGAGGGTCGTTGACCGGGGGCTCAGGGAATCCAAGGTTTTGGACACAACAAAGCTCTGCCTGATCCCCGGTAAGAAAGTCTGGATAGTCCACGTTGATGTCTACATACTTGACCACTGCGGCAACCTCATCGATACCGCCGCGTTGGCGGCACTCTCGGCAATGCTCTCTGCGTCGATGCCAGAGTCATGCGTAGAGGGTGATACGGTCAAGCTGACGGGGAAGCGCATACCCATGCCGATCACCGACATACCAATCAACGTTACACTGGCAAAAATAGGCAACAAGCTCTTCGTGGATCCTTCCTTCGAAGAGGAGGAGGTCTTGGACTGCAGGTTCAGCGTAGCCTTCAAGGAGAACGGCATGCTCTGCTCGATACAGAAGGGGGAGTCTGGTTACATCACCCCTGAAGAGGTCCTCCGGGCGGTCGAAATAGCTAAAGATAAAAGCCAGGAGATCCGCAAGAAGGTGGTTGAGTCGCTGAAACTGAAGAGTGACAAGGTTGGTGAGTCCTGA
- the rrp41 gene encoding exosome complex exonuclease Rrp41, whose product MSDSKIERLISEDGIRCDGRRLDEIRPIKFQLGVLKNTDGSAYVEWGRTKILVGVMGPRESHPKHLALSDKARVEAYYRMASFSVEEWKSPAPSRREVELSKVIREALEPAIFVEFFPRTSIDIFIEVLQADGSTRCASISAASLALVDAGIPMRDLVASIAVGKVEGKLVLDVQDKEDKAGESDMPMAYMPSKNAVTLLQMDGQITHDEFLQSIDLLKKGCMEVYKKQKEAIENHFKGAVSNGEEA is encoded by the coding sequence ATGAGTGATTCAAAGATTGAGAGACTGATATCGGAAGACGGAATAAGGTGCGATGGAAGAAGGTTGGACGAGATCCGGCCTATCAAGTTCCAGCTGGGCGTCCTGAAGAACACCGACGGATCAGCCTACGTGGAGTGGGGCAGAACGAAGATCCTGGTTGGGGTGATGGGTCCCAGGGAATCTCATCCAAAGCACCTCGCCCTCTCCGACAAGGCAAGGGTCGAGGCGTACTACCGGATGGCTTCATTCTCAGTTGAAGAGTGGAAGTCCCCGGCCCCGTCAAGGAGGGAGGTGGAGCTGTCCAAAGTGATCCGCGAGGCACTCGAGCCCGCGATCTTCGTCGAGTTCTTCCCCAGGACAAGCATTGACATATTCATCGAGGTCCTCCAGGCAGATGGCAGCACGAGGTGCGCTTCGATCTCAGCGGCCTCATTGGCGCTCGTGGACGCCGGCATACCCATGCGAGACCTCGTCGCGAGCATAGCCGTCGGAAAGGTCGAGGGGAAGCTCGTCTTGGACGTCCAGGACAAAGAGGACAAGGCGGGGGAGTCCGATATGCCGATGGCATACATGCCCTCGAAGAATGCTGTGACTCTGCTGCAGATGGACGGGCAGATAACACATGATGAGTTCCTACAGTCGATCGATCTCCTGAAGAAGGGCTGCATGGAAGTCTACAAAAAGCAGAAGGAAGCGATTGAAAACCACTTCAAGGGCGCGGTATCCAACGGAGAGGAGGCATGA
- the psmA gene encoding archaeal proteasome endopeptidase complex subunit alpha, producing the protein MFSPPGMGYDRAITIFSPDGRLFQVEYALEAVRRGWTAIGIRCTNGVILAVEKKRISPLIDPASMEKILKIDEHVGATFAGLSSDARILIERARQEAQINRMLYDETIDVEVLTKKVSEVKQIYTQHAGVRPFGVALLIAGVDRFGPKLFMTEPSGAYAGYYAVAIGAGSQTVTEFFEKNYQPDLKIDDAIMLALKALASVVEGSLDSTKVEMAILRTETGKFENLPPQQLMEYIEKLKA; encoded by the coding sequence ATGTTTAGCCCTCCAGGAATGGGTTATGATCGTGCGATTACAATATTCTCGCCCGATGGGCGCCTCTTCCAGGTCGAGTATGCGCTCGAGGCGGTTAGGCGCGGATGGACCGCCATCGGCATCAGGTGCACAAATGGTGTAATCCTCGCGGTCGAGAAAAAGAGGATCAGCCCCTTGATCGATCCGGCATCGATGGAAAAGATCCTCAAGATCGACGAACATGTAGGCGCAACGTTTGCAGGTCTCTCCTCTGACGCAAGAATTCTGATAGAGCGGGCAAGGCAGGAGGCCCAAATAAACAGGATGCTCTATGATGAGACAATCGACGTCGAGGTCTTGACCAAAAAAGTGAGTGAAGTGAAGCAGATCTACACTCAACACGCCGGCGTGAGGCCATTCGGGGTAGCACTCCTCATAGCTGGTGTCGACCGGTTCGGACCAAAGCTGTTCATGACCGAGCCGAGCGGTGCCTACGCTGGTTACTATGCCGTTGCGATAGGCGCAGGCAGCCAGACCGTCACCGAGTTCTTCGAAAAGAACTACCAGCCAGACCTCAAGATAGACGATGCCATAATGCTGGCGCTGAAGGCACTCGCCTCGGTAGTCGAGGGCAGCCTCGACTCTACCAAGGTAGAGATGGCAATACTGCGAACCGAAACTGGGAAATTCGAGAACCTCCCGCCCCAGCAACTCATGGAATACATTGAAAAGCTAAAGGCGTAG